The region TCAAACATGCCGTAAAACAGTAAATCAAGCTGCGTATGGCGATTCACCAAAGCCGAATACAAGGAAAAGGACTGCCGAGACTAGGAAGCCGAGGACACCCATCCCTGCGCCTAATACACCAGCGGTTCTTCTACCTGCCATCATCGCCATCATGGAGCCACCGACTTTCACGAAAAAGACGAGCGCGGGTATTATCATGTATATGATTCCGATAACTGTCGCCTTGAGCCCCTCGACGAGCAGGTCTCCCCAGTCGTCGAAGCTCGGCGGTCTCTCGTCGCCCTCCACGGTTGTCCTCAGAACCCTGACGTAGTATCCCGTGACTACGAAGATAGGGAGTATCAGAAACCCGAGTATCGACATTATTCCGCCTTTGACATCCTCCCGCGCCTAAAGACGTCTCCGAGCGAAGCTCGGATGGCTCGTGAATCTTCGATTCACGAACGCGGGAATCCCGTCACGGGATTTCGGGCTTGCGCCCTACAGGTTTCAAGACGCATCGTTTTCCAACGTCGTAGGGTGGGTTTCACCCTCTGTTGGAGTGTCTTGTGGCTGTGTCAACTCAGTCCCGTCCTCCACCGAGTCATCGCCTCCGGTCTTTTGCCAAAGGCTCTCTCCGTGGAGGTAGCGTAGTGCTATATTCGTTGCACCGTTCACGTCGGCTTGATACTCGGATACCCAACAGTCGTCGTTGGTACATCGGAAGGTAGCTTGGTGCGGTCGAGTGCCTTCTTCACCGCAAGCGTGACACCGCTTGCTGGTGTTCTTCGGGTTCACCGTCTCGACAGGTATCCCCTTTTCCTCCGCCTTGTACCGTATCTGAGCGTGTATCTGAGCGAACGCCCAACCGTGTAGACGGCGGTTCATGTACGCGCCATAGTCCATGTTCTCACGGATATGCGTGAGGTCTTCCAGAACGAGTGCGCTGTCCTCGAACCGTTCGGCGTACTCCACGACACGGCGTGTAACCGTGTGTATGATGTCGTCTATCCGCCTCCATATCTCGTCTCCGCGTTCTTCAAGTAGCTTCTCGGAGCCACGCTCTTGTAGGCGTCTGCTCGTCGTGAAGTATTCCTCTCTCAGTTGGCGCACCTTGCTACCTTCGTCGCTGAAAATCTTAGGTGCAGTAGGAGAACCACACTCGTCAAGGTGACACACCGTGGCGAGTGCAGTTTCTCCTATGTCCACACCTATCGGAGTACACGATTCCAGAAATCTCTGATTTCTGTTGTAGTCAATCGAAGATTGACGTACCTCCGAAACATCGGTTTCCTCAACCTCCCTGTGTGCGGTGAGGTGAAGATGCCACTCGTCCCCACGCGGGAACATACGCACCTCACCAAGCTCCGCGCCGTCATTGTGTAGAGCTTCTATCCAGTCGCGTTGTTCGGGGTTGATGGTCACGGGACACCAGAGGTGGTAGTCTTCATGATGAGGTATCTTGACGTACCACTCTAAGGCGTTCTGAGGCTTGTGGTCTATGCGGATACCCTCGTTCGTGAAACGTACAGGGTGTCCGTCGTCTAACTCCTGTGTTCCGTCACGGACGAGTTGAGGGACATACTTCTTGAGGGCGTTCTTGGCGTACCCCGAAAGGTCGTACTCCACCACTACGTCGTTGGCTTCGGACTGTGTGGAACAGTCTGACGTGAAGGTATCGTTCAACGCCTTCTGGTACTCTTTGTACGTCTCACGGAACTTCTCCCGCTTGTGAGTGTTCGGGTCGAACAGCTTGACTTCAAGCGTCTTCGTGACCTCTCTACTCATACTTCGTCCTCCTCGTGTCGTCCCGAGAAACGCATCACGTTTCTCGTGTGCCAAACAGAACTCATGAGTTCTGTTGACGCCGTATGTAGTCCTGTATGGTGTCGCTTGATACTTCTCCGGCGGAGCCTACGTAGTAGCCTCTTGCCCAGTTAATCTTCTCACTTTCGTCGTCTGCATAGCGGTAGTTGTACTTCCGCGACGAGATGCCTTTGAACCAGTTAACGAGTAGCGACGGTTCGTGTTTCGGTGGCGCACTCACGAACGGGTGTATGTGGTCGGGTTCTATGGTCAGGTCGATTATCTCAAGACCCTTGTCGTCGGCTATCTCGTGGAAGATGTCTTCGACACGGCTTGCTACCTGACCTTCCAGTATCGGCTCACGGAACTTGGGCATCCACACTATGTGGTAGTTTAGGTTGTAGGTAGCGTGCCGTGTTGTCTTTGCCACACCGTACACTATATACGCGGTGTACTTAGGCTTTGGGCATCTCGTGAATCTCCTGATTCACGATGGTACGAAAATCAGAGATTTTCATAATAGTGTGAAATCCGGCAGGTCTACGCAGTCCGTAGGTTAGGAGTGTTGTCGCTTGACCCCCGTTCGTCAATCTTCGATTGACGTGCTCGCTAATCACAGATTAGCGAACGCCTGAAGACGGGGGTATGCGCTTGACTATGTATCATTAGAGCATGTCAAATATCGTATATCCCTCTACTACGGCGACGGTCGACACAACGAAGAGAAGAGTGCCCCCTACGAATAATCCCAAGTTAGCCGACTCGTTGGCGGCTCGAACCCATCCAAGCCTGTATTTCTCGTTATGAATAGGTCGGAGAGGTCGAATACCCATAGGCGTCAGAACATCCCCAATCAAATGAGTTGTAACCCCAAAGAACCCGAGAAGGAAGTGAAAGACGAACGTCGCTTCTATCGACGACAGACCTATACCGAGGTCTATACCGTTTTTGAGTATTCCCTGCTGGTATAGCGCGACGGATATGAGCACTAAAGCTACGACGAAGAGCTTGAACGTATCTCGTCGGGTTCTCGTCCATCTCCAGTTGATGTGGCTGACTGTCTTCACCGCGCCGTAGCTCGCGAGAATGAGATACACGAAACCGAGACCGTACTCCGAAGAGAGAGCCACAGACACGCCGCCGAGAACTACGCCTACAAAGATACCGAACCAGACGGTATGTGTGATACCACGGTGTGAGATCGGCGTGTATTCCTGTAGTACTATATCTTTGTCAGGGAGTGTCTGTAGACTGACTAACGATAAAGCAAGGATTATCGGACTCACGACCTGTCCAGGGGCGAAAAAGAAGAGTAGAGGAGAGCTTAAGAGATACACGACCCCGATGTGACCTCGGTTTCTCATATAGATATGGAGATGTTGAGAATATATAAAAGAAGCCGTGGCTTGAGTCCACGCACCCTCCTCGTCACGTCTGTCGACCTCTACCTGTCGCCCTCTACCGCTGCTACTCCGCCACTACTCCGCCGCCACTGCCACCAGACGCTCTCCGCTTCGCTCCGAGCTTATGGGAAGCCCGTCTGTG is a window of Candidatus Afararchaeum irisae DNA encoding:
- a CDS encoding DUF4013 domain-containing protein, with the translated sequence MSILGFLILPIFVVTGYYVRVLRTTVEGDERPPSFDDWGDLLVEGLKATVIGIIYMIIPALVFFVKVGGSMMAMMAGRRTAGVLGAGMGVLGFLVSAVLFLVFGFGESPYAA
- a CDS encoding transposase, coding for MSREVTKTLEVKLFDPNTHKREKFRETYKEYQKALNDTFTSDCSTQSEANDVVVEYDLSGYAKNALKKYVPQLVRDGTQELDDGHPVRFTNEGIRIDHKPQNALEWYVKIPHHEDYHLWCPVTINPEQRDWIEALHNDGAELGEVRMFPRGDEWHLHLTAHREVEETDVSEVRQSSIDYNRNQRFLESCTPIGVDIGETALATVCHLDECGSPTAPKIFSDEGSKVRQLREEYFTTSRRLQERGSEKLLEERGDEIWRRIDDIIHTVTRRVVEYAERFEDSALVLEDLTHIRENMDYGAYMNRRLHGWAFAQIHAQIRYKAEEKGIPVETVNPKNTSKRCHACGEEGTRPHQATFRCTNDDCWVSEYQADVNGATNIALRYLHGESLWQKTGGDDSVEDGTELTQPQDTPTEGETHPTTLENDAS
- the tnpA gene encoding IS200/IS605 family transposase; protein product: MAKTTRHATYNLNYHIVWMPKFREPILEGQVASRVEDIFHEIADDKGLEIIDLTIEPDHIHPFVSAPPKHEPSLLVNWFKGISSRKYNYRYADDESEKINWARGYYVGSAGEVSSDTIQDYIRRQQNS
- a CDS encoding metal-dependent hydrolase codes for the protein MRNRGHIGVVYLLSSPLLFFFAPGQVVSPIILALSLVSLQTLPDKDIVLQEYTPISHRGITHTVWFGIFVGVVLGGVSVALSSEYGLGFVYLILASYGAVKTVSHINWRWTRTRRDTFKLFVVALVLISVALYQQGILKNGIDLGIGLSSIEATFVFHFLLGFFGVTTHLIGDVLTPMGIRPLRPIHNEKYRLGWVRAANESANLGLFVGGTLLFVVSTVAVVEGYTIFDML